GTAAGGATTGTGATCAACAGAGAGACTACTGTTATAAAATATTAAGCCACCTAAATTTCTGGATATTCAGGTTATATTCTGTAGCTGAAAAATGAGCAATTGTTGGTCTAATAACCATACATGTTATTCCACTCCCTTTTCAACTCCAAGTCATACTGTAATCTTTCTCCTGTTGAATTTAATCATATAAGAAAAGTTCAACGTTGTTTGTTATCATTGAACTTatgattttctattatttattctTCCGCTCTAAAAGCTCACGTCTAATTCTACTATTCATTCTTTCGCCTAACGACAGTTGGCCACTACTTCTATCCCTAAAGTAAACAAATAACGTAAGCATAAAGAACAATATCAAATCTTCATGCTTGGATCTCATCTCTTCATAAAAATACATGCATCGCTTAATAATTTTCGACCGTTCAATTTCTTCCTAGCAAAGTCATTACATTAAAAAACGCATAAACATTCAACTTAATCTAACACTTCTTCATGCAAAATATGCTATATCTTCTTAGAAccaaaaagaagaataagaaactGGAATCAAAAGACATGTAACTCTATTTacatctaaattttattttagtttcaattgaaaattaaaatataaaatacaatagAAACACAGTAGAAGTGATAATATCGATTTTTCTCTCTCATTTcataaactgaaagtaaatttttCAGTTACTTTAAGCAAATCAAAGTCTTCCAAAAGCTGTTGTGGTTGAGATTAAAAGAGTTGTGTTAAGAGTTATTACTTCGAATCATCCATGATTATTATACAAACTATATTAATGTGGTTGAGATTATTCATCCTAAGAAGTTAACCAATAAAACGTGAAAAGGCTATTAGAATTTATTGATCTAAACTGTAGAGTCTCATTGTAACCAGTTGACCAGCTAAGGAGTGTAAAATTTAGTTAGTTATACTAATTAGCAAGACCCCAATAAATTAACAAATTAGATTCTGATAAAATTAGTTAGAGTTATACTAACTAACAAGGTCTTAACAAGTCAAGCAACTAAAAAGAGAAAAGTTAATTAGACTTGTGCAAATTAAATAATTCAAATTaacttaataattattaattttgaagaTTCAATAGACTCAAGACTCTCTTAATTTTTACTctttaagataaaataaaaattctacTTCATTTGATAAGAGAGGGGTTTAATAAAGATAATAGCAACTTAGTCAACTCCTAAAATATGCACAATTTGCAAAACTGATGATGATTAACACGTTTCCCTAACAAAGTGCAACCCAATTTCAAAAAAAGTGCTTGGTCCAGTTATATAAAATTTGATTACCTATAGTTGAATAACGTTGGCATTGTCACAGTATATTACTGGAGTACCACTACTCTTAACTATAACTAAGCTAATAAAATTTTCATCCATAGGATTTCAGAAGTTACATCAGAGAGGGCCTTAAACTCAATTTCAGGTTTTCAACACTAGATTTTTTTTACACAATGCTGTTAAGAGTAACATGAAAAAGCAGGTAAATTGATATAAATCAAGCAACTAAACCTGAACTACATTACAACACCTTTAACATTATATAAATCAGACAGTCTACTCTTGTTTTTTCAGCAAAGGAACAAAATCTAAACTATATTAAAACACAAGGCAAAgaatttcttcaacttcaatgCTACTACTTCACACCATTAACAAAATAATGACAAACCAAGCAAAATAGTAACTTgtctcattttaaattttaattttcccAAATCAAAATAGCCAAACAAAACAAAAGCTTAACAAGTTCTGAGTACAAATACACCTTTCAAATACaaacaaatttgatttaaatattACACAACAGTAATGGTTAAATTCAGAGATCAAATTGAATATTAGAAGAAGAGAAAAGTCCTATTACTAGGTCACAAACAAATACACAGATTAGGGCACGActgaaaaaatgaaaagaatccgTAAATTAAACAACATTTGTATAAAACTAACCTGAGTCAGAGCAGCTAAGATGACGAGTTAGTGGTTGACATCGACAAGAACCGGGGAGAGGTGGCAGCTTCGTTCTTCGATTGTCCTGTGAAGGAGAAAATGCCGAGATGAGAAGAAAGGGGTTACGGAGATGAACTTGAAAGCGGCAAATCACTTACGTAGCGATGGCTAGGCCAGCGGCAACGAGATGGCCGTTCTTAAAATGGTGCTTCAGAGGCTACagtaaaaaagatgaaaaaaatggAGTCACAAGGATTTGTTTAATAATGAAGCCCTAATTtatattaggattaggattaatgTTAGAATTATTGAATTAAAATGGGGTAATTTAGatacaaattataattaaaatttatgtaTCCGTCTTTAAAATGTTTTTTCTCCAATATCCATACTTTTTTGAGGTATTGAAATACCTACATTTTAAAGACAGAAACAATTTAAGTACCAATCTCTAAtccaacaaacataatactaaGTTTCTGTCTCACTGTCTCATTCCAGTTTTTGCAAACAAACTCTCCCCAAAAGTTCAATACCAAGTGTCCATGTTCTTAGTTGAACACTTGAACCCTGCTAATAAGGCCTTcaaaacaaaaatggaagaataaaataatttcatTTTGCTATTCTTTTCGTGAttatctctctgtctctctcatgGCCGTTGCGGCATTCAAATCATCCTCCAGaagaggaaaccaaaaccattCAAATTCCACCTCCGCAACTTCTGCCAGATCCTCCCGCCAGGAATCACGAACCAAAGCCCCCATTCGAAGGTCAAGGAGCGTAAGCGCGTTTTCCAGGGGCAGTTCGGACATTTCTACTGAATTCCTCAACAAGAGAGACAACCCTCTCTTCTGCAGCGTCACCCCTTCATCACCACCCGGTAACGACGACGCCCAACCGCCGCCCAGCTCACTTCTTCTAGAAGCCTCCGATTTCGACAGACCCACACCATCTGCTTCCAATCCCAATAACAAGGCCTCCGGTCCACGTGGCCGTCACGTGACGCGAAATGTTGATGCCAAGGGAGGGTCATGGTCCTCGTCAACGGGTCGGAGCTTGTCGAGATCGGATGCGGGTCGCCGCACTCGATCCGCTTCTCAATGTCCGGCTTCGAGGCGGCTATGGAGTTATTCAACTTCTGAGGTAATGCAATTATTTTGTTGGAGTGGAGTGGCTGTATGTGAATCTGGAATCTACTACTATAGTTCTAAAGCTCTTTTATCATGTAATCAAATCCAATAGAGCAACATGTGTTGAATCATTTGAATCAAAATGATGGAGAGGCTGAGGGATATGTAAATCATAGGGTACAAGCCGGGTGATTGAAATGGAGGAGTGCTTCAGGTTTTATCCGTAGCAAAAAGTGTACCAGTAAATCTTTATGGTAAATTTTACGACTGAATGTTGGTGGTAAGAGGGAAACACCAACATAAGCTTAATGTTGTGGAGACAAAGATGCCTAAATGGATGTGTGGACACATTAAACTACACTATATAGGATTAGGAATTATTTTAGAGAGAGATTTGGCCAGTTGGAGGTTCGATTTTACTCATTTTAGGGAAAGTGGATTAGATGGTAGGCATTCTTGTAGCTAAAGACAGAGGGAGATGTATTAAATgagattttatatataaatgGTTTAAAGTTAGATATGATATATAATAGGGCACCTTCACGGTTTTTGGCTTTTTGATCTATGTAACTCAAACTACCTAGTGGGACAAGGTTACAAGGCTTAATTGTGTTTCATTGTTGTTGCTGCCTCTTCTGTTTAGGCTACACCGGCCTTACTTAAATCTCTTTTCAGGGGAGGTTACTGTTATTTTTACATGGTGTATAAcgtcaaattttataaaatagatGGACGTTGTTTATACCGGAATTTTTTGGGAGgtcaatatatattttttaaaaatgggATTCACATTGAATTTCACTGGACTTCAAGGGAGGTTAATGttatttgctttattttattttaccgtTTTCCTGCACCCATGTGGGATATGGAAGAAGGATATGAAAGGAAGTATACTTATTTGCATCTGTTTTTTGTGTAGAGCGAAACTGATGCTTTAGATAGCAGTGATCTGAGGTTTGTTGAGAGTAATAGAAAAGGTGGTTTGTTTGGAAGTGATAGTGGTATGGTGGATCAAGTGAGAGATCTGCGCAGGTGGTCTAGTCAGCATTCATCTACCGAGGTTTCTGACTCTTTTGCTGCAACTTTGGTATTTTTTCCACCCTTACTGTTGTATATGTGATGCCAAGATGAGGAGGTGTTAACTTATTGTTCAGTGCTGATTAATTATTATGTTTGTATGGCAGTCTAGCTTGGAAACTCAGAGGTGTGCAGATGCAGTTTCTATGGTGAGCTCTGGATATGGATCTGATGTGAAAACTATCAAAGCTGTTAGTGAAAAGATGGTGTGTGATAGGAAATTTTCTACTCTTTCCTAGTTATCCATGTTCATGTCTGCCTGAAAACAAAGAGAAGAAAACCTTCATCTTTATTGTTATAGATGCATATGTCCTATGTCTAGAAGATCTGAACTCATGCTAAGAAGAGATAGTAGTTCTTCCTTACTGATAACTTTTGTACAATTTTGGTTGTTCTATGCTCCTGCAGTCAGTACAAGGAGGTCCGCTGGTAACCAGTGATGTATACGAGACAGTTCGCTCTGAAGTGAGGCGTGCTATTTCTGAGATTCAGACTGATCTTGAGAGTGTAAATTTCATGATATCCTGATTTGTCCATGCCGACTATAAGTCTGCTGGTTCTATTTGAAATGTTGAATTGATTCAAGCAATATTGATACATTATGCAACTTTATGTGAAATTTGCATACATTTTTGTCTTCTGTCATTTCTTGTTTATTGCAGGCATGATCTCATGTTATCTTAAATCTTTGTATTCTTCCTCTCATCATAAGTTTTGTTTTCTAGATGCACTTAAGAACTTTATGATCTGAGTGAAATGCAAATTCTTTCTTTAGAGGATAAACTTTTACCATTAGCATAAAACTTGTAACAACTGCATATATTTGCTTGTTCTATGTGGAAGACTTCTGCTTTGCTTCATTCAGTTTTTTACTAAAGAAGGTGGTACTGACATTCTTGGTTGAGAACATCGCAAATGCTCTCCTTTGACTTTCATCACAAGCTCTTTCAAACACTTACAGAAAATCTTGCTTCCACAAAAGTAGTAGCTTTGTCACGCTTTGCTCTAATCTATTTCCTTATAGCTGCCTTGCCATATTGGCAACCTGTCATGACCCGATGCGGCCATGTACGAACATAGGATTATTCTCCTGAAATGTTACCCTTATCTCTGATGCATCTGTTTCTTTTCCCACTGAATCCCCCTTTTTACTTCCTCTTGTACCTCCTTTCACAAACTTCTAGAATCTTCCCActtgaaaatgatattaatatGAAAACGGTGTATCACATTAATTTTTCATTCTCACTCCCTTTCATGTTCAGAAATAGAAAAGAAACACAAGATAAAAGgaaacaccattggttctttgtTGGACTGCAAATCTCTTACCATCTTTCCTACTAAAATTCTGCCAAAGCCATCAGACTCTACTTCCCTTTAGGTACTAACTGACTACCAGCACTACCAATGCCCCTTGTTATGTGTGCAGGTCACACTTTCCAGCTTCAACAGCTGGTACAATTCCCTTGGTAACTTTCCACCTCTTTCCACCATAGGGTTGGGTAAGAGAAATATTCATAAAGCTTTCATCTATAAGCACTTGAGCAAAAACCCTTAAACctgttaaatttattttatttctcacaAGACTTGCTCAATTTATTCCTTGATTACTGTTTCATGTCTACTTGGCATTTCTGGTTGTGCATCATAACATCTAAATAGTTGACTCTTATTGAAATGTCAATGCATGTTTGTCCAACTTTTAAATCACTACAATTATTGCAAAAGTATGTTTAATGGCAACCTGCTTTCGGCTTTTTGGAAATTTAGGCTATCCAAAGGAGTAATGCCACTGCTATTGCTGTTACCAACATAGCTGATATTCCTCCTTGCTTGGTAAACCCGGATGCGGAAGAATTGGTTTTTGAGATCAGAAGAGAGTATGCCCAAAAACTTGAAGAGGTGATTATCCCCTTTATGGTTTGTGCATATAGTATGGTTAGCTCCTTCCCCATCCAAGAAACGAGAGCAAGCCCTTGCCCTGTATTTCTAAAAGTTTTGATTTTCCCTATTGTGGATGGTTCTtattattgatgacatgatttttcgttttttttctctcattttaAAATTTCCTTTCATGCTTTAATGGAAACTCTCAAAAGAAGCCAATTCTTTCTCCTGGTGATGCTGTTATGTACATTCGTCCTTGTTCAGTTGTATTCTCTATCTGCATTCTACTCTCCTTTCTCTTCACATGAACTCTATTTAGTAGACCTTGTCATACATGCAGTCCCAGGAGCGAGCTAGAAATCTTAGAGCAAACCTGGCTGTTGAAGAACATTGTGGACAGGAACTGGACAGAATCTTGAAAGAAGTTTTACCTTATCCAAAGACCCCTAATGTGCAGAAGTCTCATCCAACAAGAAAAGTATGttcttttatattaatttttttaatgcaccTTTCCATATGTGTTttttttcataattcataattggTCTATCTCAATATGTAGTATGTTTTATGTTGTACATGGATCTGTATTCTTTACAAGTACATATCTAGAGAGGAAAGCTTTTCAAAAGCAGAAAGTACTAGTGTGAAAGCTTGATGATTGTCTTGTTTTAAAACCTATATCAAGCATATGCTTCATCCTTTAAttatgtttcttttttctttttttttttgttttgggggGGGGGGGGGNNNNNNNNNNNNCAGCTTGTATAGACAGATAATTAGGGGGGGGTCAAAATTTTGTTATACTTGAAGGAGTAATCTTCTGTGAATGCTTGAGGAAAACCTCTTTAGCCTATGGTCCTCATATATACACTTTTTGCATAATGGCAATCTCTAATATAAGAAAACAAGTCCTAATTGATATCTACAAATATCTACATATCTATAATTGATATATGAAGAATCGTATCAAATCATACTATATTCTCAACGCTCCCCCTGAAGCTGGAGCATATACATCATATGCACCAAGCTTGTTACAAATGTAGTCGGTACGAGGACCTCTAAGATTTTATAAGAATAGCCAATTGATCATTAAAAGTCTGAAGTAGAGTcacgtataaaattatttataaagaCACGGATTCAATAAGCGAAACATGGCTGGGTTCTTTGGCAATAACTCCATAACCATCTGTTAAAGTGATAAATGTTGGTAAGACAGGTgtagaaagagagagaaaagggatTTACTAGCAGCCATGTGGTCAGAGGCACAGAAATCAATTATCTTAGAACTTGGTTTATTACTAGCATGAGAGATGCAAGATAGGATTACTGTGACAACAGTGGTAATAGGAGATTGATTCTGTTTCCTGCCCTTAATTGAATGTGCTCTTGGAATTTTGCTTTAGAAGTAGCAATATGCTATTTGCCAGAACAAACTGCAATCTTTTTCTCTTTCGCTTGATGGAGTCTTGTCTGAACAACATTCATTGCTTTCTCTAGAAATTCATGAAAGAATAACGTGTCCTAGGTATATCATGGTCGTTTGCGGTAGGAGCATTAGGAACCACAAATCGTCTGCATCCACAGCCCCCTCAACCATATGTCCTCTTCGATCTCCACAAATCGTCCACCACAAAGTCACCATGGTAGTTGGTTCTACTAAATTTGAAGATGAATAGATTTTGGGTGGAGGAAGTCTGAGAAGGTGAGTAATCAAATCTTCCATATTAGGAACCGTCTGATCAGTTAGGATCTGATCACGGATATGGTCGAATTGCGAGTGCATTGCACATAGAACCAGCACCATGTACAAGTTATCAAACTTTGTTTCAGATTCTCTAGCATGTCAGCCTGCAAAATCAATTTCAACTCTACTACAAAAGCATCTGCCTGGGTAACTAAATTTGTCATATCCTTATCTGTCTGCTTATGGGATGGCAATTTCTGAGCTAAATCATGTGTTAAATACATCATTTTCTAGAATGATGAGAAAGTTTTTAAAGACCATCAATTATCCAAAATTGCAGGTTCCATTGACTGCCACAACAAGGCACACAACTAATAAGCAAATTTTAGCATGCAATCACAGAGGGGCTGGTGGTAAAGCCTTTCCATCACTGATTATAGATATAAAAAAGGAATACCATCCTAGCTTCCTTATTCTTTTAGAAACTCATGGGCAGTGGACAAAAGGGTCAGTTGGTGGGAAAACGGGGTTTGATAGCTCACATGTTATTGAAGCTGCTGACCATGTGTCTATATCTATAATTGATGTATGAAGGAATCTTAACAAATCATACTATAATCTCAACACTACTAATTAATTTTGAATACAAGATTTCCATACATATGAACTTCAAACATGAAATGACACATCTCAGTCAAACattttcttgtttgatacatGTGACTTGATTATAAGcattttttatttaactaattaaTCAGGTTGCTCTCTGAAATGGGTGAAGATAATGTTGTAGTGGTTGTGATGGATTTTTGGGATATGAGAATTAATGCCTTGTTTGATATGGTGCttttgtttaagttttttttGATATTGCATTGTTTAATATGGTAAGTTGGTGACAGAATAGCATAGAAAGAAGGCGGATGTCAAAACGTCTTGCAGAAGATGCAAAGGCTTATTTTGATGAGTGTGTTTCGCTATCAACATTTGATAGTTCAGATTTCTCATCACAAGATGATCCTCCCGTCACTTCCGTGGGGCCCCATATTCCATCTGATAGTTATGAATGTTTACTCCAGGCAAGTCATCCCTTTAGTTTCTATTTCATCAGTAGCTTCTTCAATAAAAACAGTCCCCTCTTGATTTGTTTCACTGCATAATTCTTTTCTGAATCGGTTAAGAAATTCTCTAATAGAGACTATTTTCTTATATACTGAATCATTCCATCAAAAAGCGAAAATATAATACTTTTAGATTTAAAGATCGCTTAGAACATTCTTTTTTTAAGCTTGATTCTTTTGATTAGAgtacacaaataaataaatatcaatgtaattatttcatatttttaacgagaaattttctttaatttgagACAAGTCTGTTTTAGTGCTTCTCATTAGTTTAAAAGGGTAGCTTGTGATTGCAACCCCCAATTTGGGGGGTTAGGCAATATATGAACAGGAATTGTTCCACATGTCCAAACCATTATAAGCACTTCTCCAACGTTTTCTCTTATATTGGGGTTTCTTATTTTGTCCATACATGTTTGGCTGCTCATCCATCTAAGCATTCTCATCTCTATCACAATAAGTTTATGTCCATGCTTACCTTTTGCCGTCCCAACAATCTCTACCATATAACATAGCTAGTCTAATGACAGTGCGATAAAATTTATCCTTAAGTTTTAGAAGgttttttttgtcacatataaaaccagacGTACTTCACCACTTTGACCAGCCCATTTGAATCCTATGTTCTATATCCTTGATTTCTCTATTATCTTGTACAATAAACTCAAGATATTTAATTCTCTTGTGGTAGGATTCTTTCTCCAATTTTCATTTTTGTGTTAGTGTTTTCCCTCCTTGTCCCGAACTTACTTTCATGTGTTGCTTTACTACGGCTTATTTACAAACATCTAAAGTTTCTCCTCACAAGGACGATATCGTCGGCAAAAAGTATGCATCTTAGGGCTGGTTCTTAGATATGTTCGGAAAGCAGTTCCAAAGCCAATGTAAACAGATGTGAATTTAGAGTTGACTCTTGTTGTTGTCCTATACCAATGAAAAATTCCTCTATTACATCACTTGAGTTTTCACACTAGATGTAACTTTACATATCCTTAATTGTACAAATATATTATGCAATCCTTCctcccttctttttcaaaacctttcaTAAGACTTCTCTTGACACCCTATTGTATGCCTTTTCCAAATTGGTAAAACACCATTTGTAGATCCTTCTTGTTACTCTATTACCCCTCCATTGTATCACTCTAGGATTTATTTTTCTTTGGTGCAAAATTCTAAGTGCAAAAGTTGTTTAGCAGTGGAATTGTCTTCTACGTTTACTTTTTCCGCAAACTAAGTACAATTGATTAGGGTCATTTATGTGAACTTTCTGGACATTATTACTAGTAGTTATGTGGTGTCTGAACACGTTCCTAAAAGAAACTTTTACACATCACACAGGAATCAGCTTCTCATAGACAATTGATTAGTAGAAACTATGACGTTTCACAACCATGTACTGTCATCGATACTGCTGGCTCCCCGGAATCAGGTTGTAAATCTCACTTCTCATTTTCACAGAAGTCACCTGAGACTTCTGGATTTGCAGATGACATCCAACAATACATAAAGATGTTTGAAAAGAATGTATTAAAGTCACCAAATATGAGATCAGGTTATCATGACATTCGTGAATACAGTTATCAATCTCCAACGGAGAGTTTGTTGGTTGATAGGGTGATACTAAAAAACAGAATTGAGGCTGGTGGTTTGCTGCTTTGTAGTGGCGGTAGTATATTATGGTCAAAATATTGTGGGATAGGAATTTGACCAGGAAGTATGGATTAACCTATTGTTACTAATGTAACTGTATTCGTATCATTTTCCCAAGCAGTATAACTGTACATATGCCTGAtttgctttctttttccctttttctttggcATCATTTTTCTTACTGCACAATAGTGGCCACCTGTTCCATCTGGTAGTTATGAATGTTCACTCCATGCCAAAACGCTTTAGTTTCCATTTCATCAGTAGCTTATAAATAGAAACAGCCCCCTCTTGATTTTCTCTACTACATAATTCTTTTCTAAATCGGTTAACAAATGCTCTGATAGAAACTCTTTTCTTGTATACTGATTTATAATATACCATCACAAACAAGAAAATAATACATCCAGATTTAAAGATTTCGATTTTTTTTACTAGAAAGTGCAAGTATACTTGTTTCATATTAAATAAACTACCATATATGATCATGAAGTTTTGACAAATTAATCCTAGAAAAAGAAAGGATTGATGTTATTATATTCATAAAAGACGAGTTCGAATGAACAATATACTATCTCACCCCACCTGTATCCATAGCCACCTTAACTCTCCCCACCTCTACCTGTAGCCACTACCACCTCGCCCCGTGCCGCCTTTCACTTGCAGCCTCTTCATCGCATAGGAGGTACAACAACAATGAGAAGCAAAAAATTGTTATTTGAGAAGCAAATTAGTTTTAGGTATGTATCAAATCTGTCTTGTTGGAATATAAGAAATATTTGTGATTAAACAGTCACAATATGCGTTATTAAAATGGTAATTTTGGATAGAATCTTTTATTTATGACTAATTTGCACCTAAACCACAATAATTGTTGAAAGGTATAACAAAGAAGTAATAAGAAATAGGATTAAGTACAATTTTGGTCTCTATGATTTCCGCTAAAAATTTTATTCGTCTCAaacctttttttgcatacaaaatcgtccctaaggttcaACTTGGTTTTAAAATCATCCATCAGACCAAAATACTAGTCAACCTTTCTCCAACAACTTTCTTCACCAAAATGCTtggtttctcttttttttcttcttcatccaaAATTTATACTTCTGCTTCCTAAGCAACAAGAATTTTCGcagcatcaacaacaacaataaaggtTTTAAAACAGAAGCAGAAGGAATAAACAAAAAACACCAACAATAAGACAAGGCAGCAAGAAAAAACAATGtaataaacaaaaaatagaaatagaaatcaataccaaaaaattaacaaatttttatttcGGTCAAAGaatcaacaaaattaaaaattaaaaataaaatagaattaaaacCCTAATTCAAAAGTGAAATGAAGGTCGGCATCGTCTCCCTCGTCGGCATCGTCACCACCTTCCTTCTCTCCATGCTTCTCTCTCTTGTCAGCATCGTCACCCCTTCCTTTTTCCCATGCTTCTCTCTCTTTTCCAGTGACCACTTCTCTCTCTTTCCAATGAGTGACTGCTTCTCTTCTCCGTTGCtggcttctttttttttctctttaattttataatttt
The DNA window shown above is from Arachis ipaensis cultivar K30076 chromosome B08, Araip1.1, whole genome shotgun sequence and carries:
- the LOC107613540 gene encoding uncharacterized protein LOC107613540 isoform X1, with product MAVAAFKSSSRRGNQNHSNSTSATSARSSRQESRTKAPIRRSRSVSAFSRGSSDISTEFLNKRDNPLFCSVTPSSPPGNDDAQPPPSSLLLEASDFDRPTPSASNPNNKASGPRGRHVTRNVDAKGGSWSSSTGRSLSRSDAGRRTRSASQCPASRRLWSYSTSESETDALDSSDLRFVESNRKGGLFGSDSGMVDQVRDLRRWSSQHSSTEVSDSFAATLSSLETQRCADAVSMVSSGYGSDVKTIKAVSEKMSVQGGPLVTSDVYETVRSEVRRAISEIQTDLESAIQRSNATAIAVTNIADIPPCLVNPDAEELVFEIRREYAQKLEETLSYMQSQERARNLRANLAVEEHCGQELDRILKEVLPYPKTPNVQKSHPTRKNSIERRRMSKRLAEDAKAYFDECVSLSTFDSSDFSSQDDPPVTSVGPHIPSDSYECLLQESASHRQLISRNYDVSQPCTVIDTAGSPESGCKSHFSFSQKSPETSGFADDIQQYIKMFEKNVLKSPNMRSGYHDIREYSYQSPTESLLVDRVILKNRIEAGGLLLCSGGSILWSKYCGIGI
- the LOC107613540 gene encoding uncharacterized protein LOC107613540 isoform X4 translates to MAVAAFKSSSRRGNQNHSNSTSATSARSSRQESRTKAPIRRSRSVSAFSRGSSDISTEFLNKRDNPLFCSVTPSSPPGNDDAQPPPSSLLLEASDFDRPTPSASNPNNKASGPRGRHVTRNVDAKGGSWSSSTGRSLSRSDAGRRTRSASQCPASRRLWSYSTSESETDALDSSDLRFVESNRKGGLFGSDSGMVDQVRDLRRWSSQHSSTEVSDSFAATLSSLETQRCADAVSMSVQGGPLVTSDVYETVRSEVRRAISEIQTDLESAIQRSNATAIAVTNIADIPPCLVNPDAEELVFEIRREYAQKLEETLSYMQSQERARNLRANLAVEEHCGQELDRILKEVLPYPKTPNVQKSHPTRKNSIERRRMSKRLAEDAKAYFDECVSLSTFDSSDFSSQDDPPVTSVGPHIPSDSYECLLQESASHRQLISRNYDVSQPCTVIDTAGSPESGCKSHFSFSQKSPETSGFADDIQQYIKMFEKNVLKSPNMRSGYHDIREYSYQSPTESLLVDRVILKNRIEAGGLLLCSGGSILWSKYCGIGI
- the LOC107613540 gene encoding uncharacterized protein LOC107613540 isoform X8, with product MAVAAFKSSSRRGNQNHSNSTSATSARSSRQESRTKAPIRRSRSVSAFSRGSSDISTEFLNKRDNPLFCSVTPSSPPGNDDAQPPPSSLLLEASDFDRPTPSASNPNNKASGPRGRHVTRNVDAKGGSWSSSTGRSLSRSDAGRRTRSASQCPASRRLWSYSTSESETDALDSSDLRFVESNRKGGLFGSDSGMVDQVRDLRRWSSQHSSTEVSDSFAATLSSLETQRCADAVSMVSSGYGSDVKTIKAVSEKMSVQGGPLVTSDVYETVRSEVRRAISEIQTDLESAIQRSNATAIAVTNIADIPPCLVNPDAEELVFEIRREYAQKLEETLSYMQSQERARNLRANLAVEEHCGQELDRILKEVLPYPKTPNVQKSHPTRKVPLTATTRHTTNKQILACNHRGAGE
- the LOC107613540 gene encoding uncharacterized protein LOC107613540 isoform X6 is translated as MAVAAFKSSSRRGNQNHSNSTSATSARSSRQESRTKAPIRRSRSVSAFSRGSSDISTEFLNKRDNPLFCSVTPSSPPGNDDAQPPPSSLLLEASDFDRPTPSASNPNNKASGPRGRHVTRNVDAKGGSWSSSTGRSLSRSDAGRRTRSASQCPASRRLWSYSTSESETDALDSSDLRFVESNRKGGLFGSDSGMVDQVRDLRRWSSQHSSTEVSDSFAATLSSLETQRCADAVSMVSSGYGSDVKTIKAVSEKMSVQGGPLVTSDVYETVRSEVRRAISEIQTDLESAIQRSNATAIAVTNIADIPPCLVNPDAEELVFEIRREYAQKLEETLSYMQSQERARNLRANLAVEEHCGQELDRILKEVLPYPKTPNVQKSHPTRKNSIERRRMSKRLAEDAKAYFDECVSLSTFDSSDFSSQDDPPVTSVGPHIPSDSYECLLQKSPETSGFADDIQQYIKMFEKNVLKSPNMRSGYHDIREYSYQSPTESLLVDRVILKNRIEAGGLLLCSGGSILWSKYCGIGI
- the LOC107613540 gene encoding uncharacterized protein LOC107613540 isoform X5, which codes for MAVAAFKSSSRRGNQNHSNSTSATSARSSRQESRTKAPIRRSRSVSAFSRGSSDISTEFLNKRDNPLFCSVTPSSPPGNDDAQPPPSSLLLEASDFDRPTPSASNPNNKASGPRGRHVTRNVDAKGGSWSSSTGRSLSRSDAGRRTRSASQCPASRRLWSYSTSESETDALDSSDLRFVESNRKGGLFGSDSGMVDQVRDLRRWSSQHSSTESSLETQRCADAVSMSVQGGPLVTSDVYETVRSEVRRAISEIQTDLESAIQRSNATAIAVTNIADIPPCLVNPDAEELVFEIRREYAQKLEETLSYMQSQERARNLRANLAVEEHCGQELDRILKEVLPYPKTPNVQKSHPTRKNSIERRRMSKRLAEDAKAYFDECVSLSTFDSSDFSSQDDPPVTSVGPHIPSDSYECLLQESASHRQLISRNYDVSQPCTVIDTAGSPESGCKSHFSFSQKSPETSGFADDIQQYIKMFEKNVLKSPNMRSGYHDIREYSYQSPTESLLVDRVILKNRIEAGGLLLCSGGSILWSKYCGIGI
- the LOC107613540 gene encoding uncharacterized protein LOC107613540 isoform X3 gives rise to the protein MAVAAFKSSSRRGNQNHSNSTSATSARSSRQESRTKAPIRRSRSVSAFSRGSSDISTEFLNKRDNPLFCSVTPSSPPGNDDAQPPPSSLLLEASDFDRPTPSASNPNNKASGPRGRHVTRNVDAKGGSWSSSTGRSLSRSDAGRRTRSASQCPASRRLWSYSTSESETDALDSSDLRFVESNRKGGLFGSDSGMVDQVRDLRRWSSQHSSTESSLETQRCADAVSMVSSGYGSDVKTIKAVSEKMSVQGGPLVTSDVYETVRSEVRRAISEIQTDLESAIQRSNATAIAVTNIADIPPCLVNPDAEELVFEIRREYAQKLEETLSYMQSQERARNLRANLAVEEHCGQELDRILKEVLPYPKTPNVQKSHPTRKNSIERRRMSKRLAEDAKAYFDECVSLSTFDSSDFSSQDDPPVTSVGPHIPSDSYECLLQESASHRQLISRNYDVSQPCTVIDTAGSPESGCKSHFSFSQKSPETSGFADDIQQYIKMFEKNVLKSPNMRSGYHDIREYSYQSPTESLLVDRVILKNRIEAGGLLLCSGGSILWSKYCGIGI